One genomic region from Desulfovibrio oxyclinae DSM 11498 encodes:
- a CDS encoding transporter substrate-binding domain-containing protein has translation MTHAKSMPPLSFLDDEGRPAGLIIDLWREWEGATGIPVCFRLTEWQNTFTLIENGGADVIGGLFYSPERAMKLAFAGAFVEYSGSYFASRHLAVRKVRSEIDEPLAVVMGDYAVDYLRDNERDVRVDYYPSAEALFYALERGSVSFFLMDTALAEWKLEQMGERSRFLWMDRAYERDLQPAVQRGRDQLVMLINEGFQNIPAERKEEIISSWIPQEGESSLRLWDILGLGAAALLVGFAMFIFTRMSRRPKLI, from the coding sequence GTGACCCATGCCAAGTCCATGCCGCCATTGTCTTTTTTGGATGATGAAGGCCGGCCTGCAGGGCTTATCATTGATCTCTGGCGCGAGTGGGAGGGTGCGACCGGCATTCCGGTCTGTTTTCGGCTCACAGAATGGCAAAACACTTTCACGCTGATCGAAAACGGCGGTGCTGATGTCATCGGGGGACTGTTCTACAGCCCGGAACGTGCCATGAAGCTGGCTTTTGCCGGTGCCTTCGTCGAATATTCCGGCAGCTACTTTGCATCCAGACACCTTGCTGTCAGAAAAGTGCGTTCGGAAATTGATGAACCGCTTGCCGTGGTGATGGGTGATTATGCTGTGGATTACCTTCGGGACAACGAGCGCGACGTCCGGGTGGATTACTATCCGAGTGCCGAGGCACTGTTTTATGCTCTGGAACGCGGCTCCGTGTCTTTTTTCCTGATGGATACTGCACTCGCGGAATGGAAGCTGGAGCAGATGGGTGAACGGAGTCGATTTCTCTGGATGGACCGCGCCTATGAGCGTGATTTGCAACCTGCGGTTCAACGTGGGCGCGATCAACTGGTTATGTTGATCAATGAAGGATTCCAGAACATCCCGGCCGAACGAAAAGAGGAAATCATCTCCAGTTGGATCCCTCAGGAAGGGGAAAGCAGCCTGAGGTTGTGGGACATACTTGGACTGGGCGCGGCCGCGCTGCTCGTGGGCTTCGCCATGTTCATCTTCACGCGCATGTCCCGCCGTCCCAAGCTTATCTGA
- a CDS encoding DUF6785 family protein — MNGIRIRSMVLGLIFGIVMSAVTPYNSAVLGNTPVGSGSFPLAPFFIAAWLYVICAVQSSVGGGRPWLRGSEILVIWAMTALFATISYGGLAESFFVNITAPERFASEGYRWAEALQPFLPDAWYPSDPDTVKLLYDGLPDAREMNYGEIAAGIPWISWLPVLGVWSVFILASYFVMICLMRLFGRQWVVNERVTFPMLRTPQIMGKALDDGQSGQLWTNRFLLWGLALALCLHAVNGLSKYYPVIPEIPTLILAGKYFPKFGLFSGFHKLKLAIVPAFIGFAFLTTRQISFSLWGFHILAGLLFGLLYVLGWQLPEAALGTTFGPDLARPEAAQTIGAYVIFFIFLVWLARHHLKEVWICSVRPVCAPFISGAPESAEAPKEWTPPIWPLWGTVFGLLFLAVWCWYFGLPPLAALLLPGAFFIVMLVTARAVCQGGIPFLTLTAAPSDGLTGLFGSGFFGSAGIAATAVMQKVLFLDVKDSVMPTLFHSCKVSERSIKRRMVIGALGLSLVLAVAAGFAVMLMLCHKYGIRELNLDWATQTVIANYESAQRLVDVPTGPNKWMIIYSSAGAVVMGLLIFCYYRFPWWPLHPIGYLVCYSDTLKILWFSMFLGWLCNHLCLHYGGTKLYNKLRFLFVGLILGDFLSGGFFAALGAWTRTVYNVFPF, encoded by the coding sequence ATGAACGGAATACGAATCCGCTCGATGGTCCTCGGCCTGATCTTCGGCATCGTCATGAGTGCGGTGACCCCCTACAACAGCGCGGTGCTCGGCAACACGCCGGTAGGGTCCGGCTCGTTCCCGCTGGCACCGTTCTTCATCGCGGCATGGCTTTACGTGATCTGCGCGGTGCAGTCCTCTGTCGGCGGCGGCAGGCCGTGGCTGCGCGGCTCGGAAATACTCGTCATCTGGGCCATGACCGCATTGTTTGCCACCATTTCCTACGGCGGGCTGGCCGAGAGCTTCTTCGTGAACATCACGGCTCCGGAACGCTTCGCCTCGGAAGGATACCGCTGGGCCGAGGCGCTTCAACCATTCCTGCCCGACGCGTGGTACCCCTCGGATCCGGACACTGTGAAGCTGCTCTACGACGGACTTCCCGACGCCCGCGAGATGAACTACGGCGAAATCGCGGCGGGCATCCCGTGGATCTCGTGGCTGCCGGTGCTCGGCGTCTGGTCCGTGTTCATCCTTGCGTCCTATTTCGTGATGATCTGCCTGATGCGGCTCTTCGGTCGCCAGTGGGTGGTCAATGAGCGCGTGACGTTTCCCATGCTGCGCACCCCGCAGATAATGGGAAAGGCGCTGGACGACGGACAGTCCGGCCAACTCTGGACCAACCGCTTCCTGCTCTGGGGCCTTGCGCTGGCCCTGTGTCTGCACGCGGTCAACGGTCTGAGCAAATACTATCCGGTCATTCCGGAAATCCCGACGCTGATTCTGGCAGGGAAATATTTCCCCAAGTTCGGGCTGTTCTCCGGCTTCCACAAGCTCAAGCTGGCCATCGTGCCCGCCTTCATCGGTTTCGCTTTCCTGACCACGCGGCAGATCAGTTTCAGTCTGTGGGGTTTCCACATACTGGCGGGGCTGCTATTCGGCCTGCTCTACGTGCTCGGTTGGCAGCTTCCCGAGGCCGCCCTCGGGACCACCTTCGGTCCTGACCTCGCGCGTCCGGAAGCGGCCCAGACCATAGGGGCCTACGTCATATTCTTCATCTTTCTTGTCTGGCTCGCCCGCCATCACCTCAAGGAAGTCTGGATATGCAGTGTGCGTCCGGTCTGCGCTCCGTTCATCAGCGGCGCGCCGGAAAGTGCGGAAGCGCCCAAGGAATGGACGCCGCCCATCTGGCCGTTGTGGGGAACCGTCTTCGGGCTGCTTTTTCTGGCTGTCTGGTGCTGGTACTTCGGCCTGCCGCCGCTGGCGGCCCTGCTGCTGCCCGGCGCGTTCTTCATCGTGATGCTGGTGACGGCCCGCGCCGTCTGTCAGGGAGGCATCCCGTTCCTGACGCTCACCGCCGCGCCCAGCGACGGCCTTACCGGCCTGTTTGGCTCGGGCTTCTTCGGCTCCGCCGGAATCGCCGCCACCGCCGTCATGCAGAAGGTGCTGTTTCTGGACGTGAAAGACTCGGTCATGCCGACCCTGTTCCACTCCTGCAAGGTTTCGGAGCGCTCCATCAAACGCAGGATGGTCATCGGCGCGCTGGGGCTTTCCCTTGTGCTGGCGGTTGCTGCCGGCTTTGCCGTGATGCTCATGCTTTGCCACAAATACGGCATCCGAGAGCTGAATCTCGACTGGGCCACCCAGACCGTCATCGCCAACTACGAGAGCGCACAGCGGCTCGTGGACGTGCCCACCGGGCCCAACAAATGGATGATCATCTATTCGTCCGCAGGCGCGGTGGTCATGGGGCTGCTTATCTTCTGCTACTACCGTTTCCCGTGGTGGCCCCTGCATCCCATCGGGTATCTCGTCTGCTACTCGGACACGCTCAAGATTCTGTGGTTCAGCATGTTCCTCGGCTGGCTCTGCAACCACCTGTGCCTGCATTACGGAGGCACCAAGCTCTACAACAAGCTGCGTTTCCTGTTTGTGGGGCTGATTCTGGGAGACTTTCTGTCAGGTGGATTCTTTGCCGCACTCGGCGCGTGGACACGTACCGTTTACAACGTGTTCCCGTTCTGA